In Aspergillus nidulans FGSC A4 chromosome II, a single window of DNA contains:
- a CDS encoding thiolase family protein (transcript_id=CADANIAT00004675): MFRSALKKTPNDIVLLSAVRSPITRAFKGGFRDSHPEDLLIPILQASLQRANISPDSVNDVLIGNVLAELGFAKTGRTALNAAGFNPTKTTFHTVNRQCSSSLQAITHIAHAIAVGQIEVGIAGGVESMSRNYNPARGIPRDVSPLLKECGVKEATDCLLPMLVTSENVAKRYGVGRTEQDQFAAESQRKAVVAQEEGRFSEIVPVRARRLSSETENETFEFVDRDDGVRQGVTVEKLAALKPVLEGGASTAGNSSQISDGASITILASRAWAESHGLRPIARFAGTQVAGCAPDEMGIGPIDAIKRLYKHSGVSQSDVDIFELNEAFASQSIHCIRELGIDMAKVNPNGGAIALGHPIGATGARQTATLLAELARSDKEVGVVSMCASTGMGVASLFIRE, encoded by the exons ATGTTTCGTTCTGCCTTAAAGAAAACCCCCAACgacatcgtcctcctctccgcCGTCCGGTCACCTATAACCCGCGCCTTCAAAGGCGGTTTCCGTGACTCGCACCCAGAGGACCTCCTAATTCCAATCCTCCAGGCCTCACTTCAGCGTGCCAATATCTCCCCAGACAGCGTCAATGACGTGCTCATCGGCAATGTCCTTGCAGAACTCGGCTTCGCCAAGACGGGTCGTACCGCACTCAATGCCGCGGGCTTTAATCCTACAAAGACTACATTCCACACCGTCAATCGACAGTGCAGTAGTAGTCTGCAGGCGATTACGCATATTGCGCACGCGATCGCAGTAGGGCAGATCGAGGTCGGGATTGCCGGGGGCGTGGAGAGCATGAGCAGGAATTACAATCCGGCTCGGGGCATTCCAAGAGACGTGAGTCCGTTGTTGAAAGAGTGTGGAGTGAAAGAGGCGACCGATTGCCTTTTGCCGATGCTGGTGACGAGTGAGAATGTTGCAAAGAGGTACGGGGTCGGTAGGACGGAGCAGGATCAGTTTGCAGCAGAGAGCCAGAGAAAGGCTGtggttgcgcaggaggagggtAGGTTTAGCGAGATCGTGCCGGTTAGGGCAAGGAGGCTTAGCTCGGAGACGGAGAATGAGACGTTTGAGTTTGTCGATAGGGATGATGGGGTTAGGCAGGGGGTGACTGTTGAGAAGTTGGCGGCGTTGAAGCCGGTTCTGGAAGGGGGTGCTTCTACCGCCGGGAACTC CTCCCAAATTTCCGATGGCGCTTCCATAACGATTCTTGCCAGCCGCGCCTGGGCTGAATCCCACGGTCTAAGGCCTATTGCCCGTTTTGCCGGAACCCAGGTGGCCGGCTGTGCCCCTGACGAGATGGGCATCGGGCCCATCGACGCTATCAAGAGGCTGTACAAGCACAGCGGGGTCTCACAGAGCGATGTGGATATTTTTGAGCTGAACGAGGCGTTTGCGAGCCAGAGTATCCATTGTATCAGGGAGCTAGGCATTGATATGGCCAAGGTAAATCCGAACGGAGGAGCGATTGCACTGGGCCACCCGATCGGCGCGACAGGGGCCAGACAGACGGCTACGTTGTTGGCAGAGCTGGCGAGGTCAGATAAGGAGGTTGGGGTGGTGAGTATGTGTGCTAGTACGGGAATGGGGGTTGCAAGTTTGTTCATCCGGGAGTAG
- a CDS encoding uncharacterized protein (transcript_id=CADANIAT00004676), protein MSDHAVDKAKTALAHLASLDASDASSHGEIVRQCQSVVDALQSPLLVAGNLISSITMYPSLVTLENLGVFQKLSQGPLTAAGLAQQTGADHNLIGLTKLLTVRLMRVAVAWGYINETGPQSYAPTAASNVLAHPSFAAGLRYCHLLSQSTHNIPRFLKETNYRNPNSYEDGLFQYSFQTKLGHFQWNAAHPEHERDFDMFMTIPRTAGAPWATQFKIGKLLFEDGVDIDTTAPLFVDVGGGYGQDLHHVKKELESLPYTVTKGQLVVEDRPSAVDEVPADLHDEEFTYVKYDFFTPQPIQGARVYSFKTVLHNWADEKALVILKHTAASFTPGYSKLWILDRVVPETGADKITAWQDMIMMATLGALERTKDQWTQLLAKAGLKITSIHTMPDHFGLIEAVLE, encoded by the exons ATGTCTGATCACGCAGTAGACAAAGCCAAGACAGCTCTGGCACATTTGGCGTCACTTGACGCTTCTGATGCAAGCTCGCACGGTGAGATTGTTCGACAATGTCAGTCTGTTGTCGACGCTCTCCAGAGCCCCCTATTAGTTGCCGGAAACCTGATTTCCAGC ATCACCATGTATCCGTCCCTTGTAACCCTTGAGAACCTGGGAGTCTTTCAGAAACTCTCTCAGGGACCGCTGACGGCAGCCGGACTCGCGCAGCAAACTGGCGCAGACCACAATCTTATAG GGCTGACCAAGCTCTTGACAGTGCGTCTCATGCGCGTCGCGGTAGCATGGGGCTATATCAATGAAACCGGGCCGCAGAGCTATGCTCCAACAGCCGCTTCGAATGTCCTTGCACATCCCTCGTTCGCAGCTGGCCTCCGTTATTG CCACCTGCTAAGCCAAAGCACACACAATATCCCCAGATTCCTTAAGGAAACCAACTACCGTAACCCGAACAGCTACGAAGACGGCCTGTTTCAATACAGCTTCCAGACCAAACTCGGCCATTTCCAGTGGAACGCCGCACATCCCGAACACGAGCGCGACTTTGACATGTTCATGACGATCCCCCGCACAGCCGGCGCGCCCTGGGCGACTCAATTCAAGATCGGCAAGCTCCTCTTTGAAGACGGCGTGGACATTGATACCACTGCGCCCCTCTTCGTTGACGTCGGCGGCGGCTACGGACAGGATCTCCACCACGTCAAGAAGGAACTCGAGTCTCTCCCTTATACTGTGACGAAGGGGCAACTCGTCGTTGAAGACCGGCCCTCCGCTGTTGACGAGGTTCCTGCCGATCTACACGATGAGGAATTTACGTACGTCAAATACGACTTCTTTACTCCTCAGCCGATCCAGGGGGCTAGAGTGTATAGTTTCAAGACCGTACTGCATAACTGGGCGGACGAGAAGGCGTTAGTGATTCTGAAGCATACGGCGGCCAGCTTCACGCCGGGCTACTCAAAGCTGTGGATTTTGGATCGTGTAGTGCCGGAAACCGGTGCTGATAAGATTACTGCTTGGCAAGATATGATCATGATGGCGACTCTGGGGGCGCtggagaggacgaaggaCCAGTGGACCCAGTTGTTGGCGAAGGCGGGGCTGAAGATCACCAGCATCCATACGATGCCTGACCATTTCGGGCTGATCGAGGCTGTTCTAGAGTAG
- a CDS encoding 3-oxoacid CoA-transferase (transcript_id=CADANIAT00004677): MARPVPAVVRPFAVWRRQFSASCSRPAVDKRCNSAAEAIKDMKGPATVLVGGFGFSGVPNTLINAVRDRPDIKNLTVVSNNAGMPGAGLGQLLETGQISKMIASFIGENKVFEKMYLSGELSLELTPQGTIAEKCAAGAAGVPAFYTPAAYGTIVQTGELPVRYNKDGTVAEYSKPKETREFNGKSYILEEAIFGDYALIKADKADKLGNCQFRKAQNNFNEAMAKNAKYTIVEADEIVEVGELRPEEIHVQAIYVNKVIRSTEKKQIEKLTYAKDPSEMLQAGSGDATARRERIVKRAAKEFEDGMYVNLGIGMPLIAPSYLPEGVEVFLQAENGILGLGGYPKPGEEDPDLINPGKETVTLAKGASLFGSHESFGMIRAGRIDLTMLGALQVSQYGDLANFMLPGKVKGVGGAMDLVANPEKTKVIVTMEHTDKKGNPKILSQCSFPLTGPRCVSKIITDLAVFEVSTTEGLTLVEHAEGVTVDEIRSKTEAPFKVAADLKPML, encoded by the exons ATGGCACGACCCGTCCCCGCGGTCGTCCGGCCGTTCGCCGTATGGCGACGGCAATTCTCCGCCTCATGCTCACGACCAGCTGTTGACAAGCGGTGCAATTCGGCTGCCGAAGCCATCAAAGACATGAAGGGCCCGGCGACGGTCCTTGTTGGAGGGTTTGGATTCTCCGGTGTACCTAATACTCTGATTAATGCCGTCCGTGACCGGCCCGACATCAAGAACCTGACCGTTGTTTCCAACAACGCCGGTATGCCCGGTGCTGGTCTCGGCCAGCTGCTTGAGACTGGACAGATTAGCAAGATGATTGCCTCGTTCATCGGTGAAAACAAAGTCTTCGAGAAGATGTATCTCAGCGGAGAGCTTTCTTTGGAATTGACTCCCCAGGGTACCATCGCTGAAAAatgcgctgctggtgctgctggtgtcCCTGCTTTCTATACCCCTGCTGCTTATGGAACTATTG TACAAACTGGTGAACTCCCCGTGCGCTACAACAAGGACGGAACGGTTGCGGAATACTCCAAGCCCAAGGAGACTCGTGAATTCAACGGCAAATCTTACATCCTGGAAGAAGCGATTTTCGGTGATTACGCTCTGATCAAGGCCGACAAGGCCGACAAGCTCGGTAACTGTCAATTCCGCAAGGCTCAGAACAACTTCAAcgaggccatggccaagaacgccaagtacaCCATCGTTGAAGCCGACGAGATTGTCGAGGTCGGCGAGCTCCGCCCGGAAGAGATTCACGTACAGGCCATCTACGTCAACAAGGTTATCAGGAGCACGGAAAAGAAGCAGATCGAGAAGCTCACCTACGCCAAGGATCCTAGCGAGATGCTCCAGGCTG GCTCTGGCGATGCCACTGCCCGTCGTGAGCGTATCGTCAAGCGCGCTGCTAAGGAATTCGAGGATGGCATGTACGTCAACCTCGGTATCGGAATGCCTCTGATCGCTCCCTCCTACCTTCCTGAAGGTGTTGAGGTCTTCCTGCAGGCCGAGAACGGTATCCTTGGTCTGGGTGGCTACCCCAAGCCCGGTGAGGAGGACCCTGACTTGATCAACCCCGGAAAGGAGACCGTCACCCTTGCCAAGGGTGCTTCCCTGTTTGGTTCCCACGAGAGTTTCGGCATGATCCGCGCTGGCCGCATTGACCTGACCATGCTTGGTGCGCTGCAAGTCAGCCAGTACGGAGACCTCGCCAACTTCATGCTTCCCGGTAAGGTCAAGGGTGTCGGCGGTGCCATGGACCTGGTCGCCAACCccgagaagaccaaggttATCGTCACTATGGAACACACCGACAAGAAGGGCAACCCCAAGATTCTCTCTCAGTGCTCGTTCCCTCTTACTGGACCCCGCTGCGTGTCCAAGATCATCACCGACCTTGCTGTGTTTGAGGTCAGCACGACCGAGGGTCTCACCCTTGTCGAGCACGCCGAGGGCGTGACTGTGGATGAGATCCGCAGCAAGACGGAGGCTCCGTTCAAGGTTGCGGCTGACCTGAAGCCGATGCTGTAA
- a CDS encoding CaiB/BaiF CoA transferase family protein (transcript_id=CADANIAT00004678) yields the protein MLLSRAPLRLLKPIGVSIRSLATHAKSKNKKLPLAGLKVLDLSRVLAGPYCTQILGDLGADIIKIEHPVRGDDTRAWGPPYAPYIDGREGPGESAYYLSVNRNKRSLALSFAHPQGQNILHRLVREADILVENYIPNSLAKYKLDYPTLSTINPSLIYTSITGYGQTGPYSNRPGFDVMVEAEFGLAHLTGSKNGPPVKVGVAVTDLTTGLYAVQSILAALWQRAQSKENGEAGKGEGQHLDVCLSDCQVATLANMGQGPLISGQKDSGRWGTAHPSVVPYQSFATADGDIFVGGANDKLFGILCARLNKPEWACDARFVTNSDRVANRSVLEEMIEHETRKLSTKEWQERFQGSGLPFAVVNDVLGTMGHEHVQARGMVQTIAHPACGLIKVISPPVKYSNAEPSIRRAPPLLGEHTDEVLMEIGLSELEIAGLRKEKIVA from the exons ATGCTGTTATCACGTGCGCCTCTGCGGCTATTGAAGCCCATTGGCGTTTCAATACGAAGCCTGGCAACGCATGCgaaaagcaagaacaaaaagcTCCCCCTCGCCGGCTTGAAAGTGCTCGATCTAAGTCGGGTTCTGGCAGGA CCATACTGTACCCAAATACTAGGCGATCTTGG CGCAGACATCATTAAAATTGAACACCCTGTACGCGGGGATGATACACGCGCCTGGGGCCCTCCTTATGCACCATACATTGACGGCCGAGAAGGGCCTGGCGAGAGTGCTTACTACCTTTCC GTAAACCGCAACAAACGCTCCTTAgccctctccttcgctcATCCCCAAGGCCAAAATATCCTGCACAGACTAGTGAGAGAAGCAGACATCCTCGTCGAAAACTACATTCCCAACAGCCTCGCAAAATACAAGCTCGACTACCCGACCCTGTCGACCATAAACCCTTCTTTGATCTACACCTCCATCACAGGGTATGGTCAGACAGGGCCCTACAGCAACAGGCCTGGTTTCGACGTAATGGTTGAAGCGGAGTTTGGGCTGGCACATCTGACAGGGAGTAAAAATGGCCCGCCGGTGAAGGTTGGTGTTGCGGTTACGGATCTCACGACGGGTCTTTATGCGGTGCAGAGTATCCTTGCAGCACTCTGGCAGAGGGCGCAGAGTAAAGAGAACGGAGAGgctggaaaaggagaaggacagCACTTGGATGTTTGTCTCAGTGATTGCCAGGTTGCGACGCTGGCGAATATGGGGCAGGGGCCTCTTATCTCAGGACAGAAGGATAGTGGAAGATGGGGAACCGCGCATC CATCCGTCGTTCCCTACCAATCCTTCGCCACAGCGGACGGGGACATCTTCGTTGGCGGGGCGAACGACAAGCTCTTTGGAATCCTTTGCGCGCGGCTCAACAAGCCAGAATGGGCTTGTGACGCGCGCTTTGTCACGAACTCGGACCGCGTCGCTAATAGGTCtgtccttgaagagatgATTGAGCACGAAACGAGAAAGTTATCTACGAAGGAATGGCAGGAAAGATTCCAGGGCTCAGGACTGCCTTTTGCCGTTGTTAACGATGTGCTTGGGACAATGGGGCATGAACATG TACAAGCGCGGGGTATGGTCCAGACAATAGCGCATCCGGCATGCGGGCTAATCAAGGTGATTTCGCCGCCGGTGAAGTACTCAAATGCGGAGCCGAGCATTCGACGGGCGCCGCCATTGCTGGGGGAGCATACGGATGAAGTTCTAATGGAGATTGGGCTTAGTGAGTTGGAGATTGCAGGattgagaaaagagaagattGTCGCTTGA